Proteins encoded in a region of the Streptomyces sp. NBC_00258 genome:
- a CDS encoding VOC family protein gives MDMALEVITLPVTDIDRAKAFYQDKVGFHVDLDTEVMPGARVVQLTPPGSGCSIALADGIPIPTGTPQPGTYHGLQLVVADAKAAYEELTARGLDVSEPVQYAPQDGGTFMHFTDPDGNGWAIQEFRERATKPLHKLMTDLAEQTP, from the coding sequence ATGGACATGGCCCTAGAAGTGATCACGCTTCCCGTCACCGACATCGACCGGGCGAAGGCCTTCTACCAGGACAAGGTCGGCTTCCACGTCGACCTCGACACCGAGGTGATGCCGGGCGCCCGCGTGGTCCAGCTGACACCCCCCGGTTCCGGCTGTTCGATCGCGCTCGCCGATGGGATCCCCATCCCGACGGGAACACCGCAGCCGGGCACCTATCACGGCCTGCAACTGGTCGTGGCGGACGCCAAGGCGGCCTACGAGGAACTGACCGCCCGTGGCCTGGACGTCAGCGAACCCGTCCAGTACGCCCCGCAGGACGGCGGCACCTTCATGCACTTCACAGACCCGGACGGCAACGGCTGGGCCATCCAGGAGTTCCGGGAGCGCGCCACAAAGCCCCTGCACAAACTCATGACGGACCTGGCCGAACAGACACCGTGA
- a CDS encoding pyridoxamine 5'-phosphate oxidase family protein, with product MEARAELDARYSDETATARPWSEAEALLAEAELFWISTVRPDGRPHVTPLPTVWSDGALHFCTGPEERKARNLSLNPSVVLTTGTNTWNKGYDLVVEGEAVRVADDDRLRALAEAWERKYGSFWHFDVADGHFHHGAGKALVFSVAPGTVFGFGKGEPFSQTRWRFA from the coding sequence ATGGAAGCACGGGCCGAGTTGGACGCCCGCTACAGCGACGAGACCGCCACCGCACGCCCCTGGTCAGAGGCCGAGGCGCTGCTCGCCGAGGCCGAGTTGTTCTGGATCTCGACCGTACGGCCCGACGGACGGCCGCATGTCACGCCGCTGCCCACCGTGTGGTCGGACGGCGCGCTGCACTTCTGCACCGGGCCCGAGGAGCGCAAGGCACGCAACCTCTCGCTGAACCCGAGCGTCGTACTGACCACAGGCACCAACACCTGGAACAAGGGGTACGACCTCGTGGTGGAGGGCGAGGCGGTCCGGGTGGCCGACGACGACAGGCTGCGGGCGCTGGCCGAGGCGTGGGAACGCAAGTACGGCAGTTTCTGGCACTTCGACGTCGCCGACGGGCACTTCCACCACGGCGCCGGAAAGGCCCTCGTTTTCTCGGTGGCGCCCGGGACCGTTTTCGGCTTCGGTAAGGGAGAACCGTTCAGCCAGACCCGCTGGCGGTTCGCCTGA
- a CDS encoding response regulator transcription factor: MTATGTTAEAHLRRMADILDEARHDLSNAVPPQSLLLGLQRLIPCDYACFSELDIPTRINVNEQETPYDSSGNTGEDDGSMDGYWRWRHQHLQCTWVAGPHSSPEAHQMTDFMSVRELMNLPIYTECLSPFKCIAAVALPTAPNRTRVFQFMREDPKPFTEHEMTTLRLMAPHLYTLYQEAALRRGPRVRLTRRELDVLRCVARGLATPQIAEQLVVSPSTVRKHLENAFGKLGVSSRTAAVARMFPETEVL; this comes from the coding sequence ATGACAGCGACCGGCACAACGGCCGAGGCCCACCTGCGGCGGATGGCGGACATCCTCGACGAGGCCCGCCACGACCTCTCGAACGCGGTACCTCCGCAGTCACTGCTGCTCGGGCTGCAGCGCCTCATCCCCTGCGACTACGCCTGCTTCTCGGAGCTGGACATCCCGACGCGGATCAACGTCAACGAGCAGGAGACCCCGTACGACAGCTCGGGCAACACGGGCGAAGACGACGGCTCGATGGACGGGTACTGGCGCTGGCGGCACCAGCATCTGCAGTGCACGTGGGTCGCGGGCCCGCACAGCAGTCCCGAGGCACACCAGATGACGGACTTCATGTCGGTGCGCGAGCTGATGAACCTGCCGATCTACACCGAGTGTCTGAGCCCGTTCAAGTGCATCGCCGCGGTCGCCCTGCCCACGGCGCCCAACCGCACCCGGGTCTTCCAGTTCATGCGCGAGGACCCGAAGCCCTTCACCGAGCACGAGATGACGACCCTGCGGCTGATGGCACCCCACCTGTACACGCTCTATCAGGAGGCCGCTCTCAGGCGCGGACCCCGTGTGCGACTGACCCGGCGCGAGCTGGACGTCCTGCGCTGCGTGGCCCGCGGCCTGGCCACCCCGCAGATCGCCGAGCAGCTCGTCGTCTCCCCGAGCACCGTGCGCAAGCACCTGGAGAACGCCTTCGGCAAGCTGGGCGTGTCGAGCCGGACCGCCGCCGTGGCCCGGATGTTCCCGGAGACGGAGGTCCTGTGA
- a CDS encoding bifunctional [glutamine synthetase] adenylyltransferase/[glutamine synthetase]-adenylyl-L-tyrosine phosphorylase, whose protein sequence is MMTPGRRSSTFTRLLRHGFTDPSAAERLMESAELAPIRNDPVLLDALGATADPDLALLGLVRLVEAQDGHTAQRELLDTLIAAKPLRDRLLGVLGASAALGDHLARHPLDWQALVMYEPQDLHPGTAEFERGLAEASDPVTLRVAYRRCLLSIAARDVCGTTDVAQTAAELADLATATLRAALDIARAAAPEDAAMCRLSVIAMGKCGGHELNYVSDVDVIFVGEAVDGADEGKALRAATRLASHLMRICSETTVEGTIWPVDANLRPEGRNGPLVRTLSSHLAYYQRWAKTWEFQALLKARPVAGDVELGETYVATLAPLVWQAAERENFVPDVQKMRRRVVENIPVAEIERELKLGPGGLRDVEFAVQLLQLVHGRADTSLRSGTTLDALKALAAGGYVGRVDAVLLEDAYRFLRSMEHRIQLFRLRRTHLVPEEDADLRRIGRSLGLRTDPIAELNREWKRHASVVRRLHEKLFYRPLLDAVAQLAPGESRLSTNAARERLVALGYADPAAALRHLEALASGVSRKAAIQRTLLPVLLGWFADSADPDAGLFNFRKVSDALGKTPWYLRLLRDEGAAAENLARVLSAGRLAPDLLMRAPEAVALLGDGDGGGLEPRSRAHLEQEILAAVGRASGGEAAVTAARGVRRRELFRTAAIDIVNSYGTEETPANADQGALVDLVGGAVSDLTAATLAGALRAVVRDGWGESLPTRFAVIGMGRFGGHELGYGSDADVLFVHEPREGVDEQEASRAANSVVSEMRRLLEVSSADPPLLIDADLRPEGKSGPLVRTLKSYEAYYRRWSLVWEAHALLRAEVVAGDEELGRRFIELVDPLRYPAEGLGEDAVREIRRLKARMESERMPRGADPTLHTKLGRGGLSDVEWTVQLLQLRHGWAEPGLRTTRTREALAAACAAELISGEDASTLDEAWVLATRVRNAVMLVRGRAGDTFPSDGRELAAVGRYLGYGPGHVGDMLDDYRRTTRRARAVVEEMFYGAAER, encoded by the coding sequence ATGATGACGCCGGGGCGCAGGAGCAGTACCTTCACGCGGCTGCTGCGGCACGGTTTCACCGATCCGTCCGCCGCCGAGCGGCTCATGGAGAGCGCGGAGCTCGCGCCGATACGGAACGATCCGGTGCTGCTCGACGCGCTCGGAGCCACCGCCGATCCGGACCTGGCGCTGCTCGGGCTCGTACGGCTCGTCGAGGCGCAGGACGGTCACACGGCCCAGCGGGAGCTGCTCGACACGCTGATCGCGGCCAAGCCGCTGCGCGACCGGCTGCTCGGGGTGCTCGGCGCGTCCGCCGCGCTCGGCGACCACCTCGCGCGGCATCCGCTCGACTGGCAGGCCCTCGTGATGTACGAGCCGCAGGACCTGCACCCGGGCACCGCGGAGTTCGAACGCGGGCTCGCCGAGGCCTCCGACCCCGTGACGCTGCGGGTCGCCTACCGGCGGTGCCTGCTGTCCATCGCCGCGCGTGACGTGTGCGGGACGACCGACGTCGCGCAGACCGCCGCCGAGCTCGCCGATCTCGCGACCGCCACCCTGCGGGCCGCGCTCGACATCGCGCGGGCGGCCGCGCCCGAGGACGCCGCGATGTGCCGGCTCTCGGTGATCGCCATGGGCAAGTGCGGGGGACACGAGCTCAATTACGTCTCCGACGTCGATGTCATCTTCGTCGGGGAGGCCGTCGACGGGGCCGATGAGGGGAAGGCCCTGCGGGCCGCGACTCGGCTGGCCTCCCATCTGATGCGGATCTGTTCCGAGACCACGGTGGAGGGGACGATCTGGCCCGTCGACGCCAATCTTCGGCCCGAGGGACGGAACGGGCCGCTCGTTCGGACGCTCAGCAGCCACCTCGCCTACTACCAGCGGTGGGCCAAGACCTGGGAGTTCCAGGCCCTGTTGAAGGCCCGGCCCGTTGCCGGGGACGTCGAACTGGGGGAGACGTACGTCGCCACGCTCGCGCCGCTCGTCTGGCAGGCCGCCGAGCGGGAGAACTTCGTCCCCGATGTGCAGAAGATGCGGCGGCGGGTGGTCGAGAACATCCCCGTCGCCGAGATCGAGCGCGAGCTGAAGCTCGGTCCCGGCGGTCTGCGGGACGTCGAATTCGCCGTGCAGCTGCTGCAGTTGGTGCACGGGCGGGCCGACACGTCGTTGCGCAGCGGGACCACGCTGGACGCCTTGAAGGCGCTGGCCGCGGGCGGGTACGTGGGGCGTGTCGACGCCGTGCTGCTCGAGGACGCCTACCGGTTCCTGCGTTCCATGGAGCACCGCATACAGCTCTTCCGGCTGCGGCGTACGCATCTCGTGCCCGAGGAAGACGCCGATCTGCGGCGTATCGGGCGGTCGTTGGGGCTGCGCACCGACCCCATCGCCGAGCTGAACCGGGAGTGGAAGCGGCACGCCTCCGTGGTGCGGCGGCTGCACGAGAAGCTCTTCTACCGGCCGTTGCTCGACGCCGTCGCCCAACTCGCGCCCGGCGAGAGCCGGTTGAGCACGAACGCGGCGCGGGAGCGGCTGGTCGCGCTGGGGTACGCCGATCCCGCCGCCGCGCTGCGGCATCTGGAGGCGCTCGCCTCCGGGGTTTCCCGGAAGGCCGCCATCCAACGGACCCTGCTGCCTGTCCTGTTGGGCTGGTTCGCCGACTCCGCCGACCCCGATGCCGGGTTGTTCAACTTCCGCAAGGTGTCCGACGCACTGGGCAAGACCCCTTGGTATCTGCGCCTGTTGAGGGACGAAGGGGCCGCTGCCGAGAATCTCGCCCGCGTGCTGTCGGCCGGGCGGCTGGCGCCCGATCTGCTGATGCGGGCGCCCGAGGCCGTGGCGCTGCTCGGGGACGGGGACGGCGGCGGGCTCGAACCCCGCAGCCGGGCCCATCTGGAACAGGAGATCCTCGCGGCCGTCGGGCGCGCCAGTGGCGGCGAGGCCGCGGTCACCGCCGCGCGTGGCGTGCGGCGGCGGGAGTTGTTCCGTACGGCGGCCATCGACATCGTGAACTCCTACGGGACCGAGGAGACGCCGGCCAACGCCGACCAGGGTGCGCTGGTGGATCTGGTCGGCGGGGCCGTCTCGGATCTGACGGCGGCGACACTCGCGGGCGCCTTGCGGGCCGTGGTGCGGGACGGGTGGGGGGAGAGCCTGCCCACCCGGTTCGCGGTGATCGGCATGGGGCGCTTCGGCGGCCATGAGTTGGGTTACGGGTCCGATGCGGATGTGTTGTTCGTGCACGAGCCCCGGGAAGGGGTCGATGAGCAGGAAGCCTCTCGGGCCGCGAACTCCGTTGTCTCGGAGATGCGGCGGTTGTTGGAGGTTTCCAGTGCCGATCCGCCGTTGCTGATCGACGCGGATCTGCGGCCCGAGGGGAAGTCCGGGCCGCTGGTGCGGACGTTGAAGTCGTACGAGGCGTATTACCGGCGGTGGTCTCTCGTGTGGGAGGCGCACGCCTTGCTGCGGGCCGAAGTCGTCGCCGGGGACGAGGAGTTGGGGCGGCGGTTCATCGAGCTCGTTGATCCGCTGCGGTATCCGGCGGAGGGGCTCGGCGAGGATGCCGTTCGGGAGATCCGGCGGTTGAAGGCTCGGATGGAGTCCGAGCGGATGCCTCGCGGGGCCGATCCGACGTTGCACACCAAGCTGGGGCGGGGTGGGCTGTCCGATGTGGAGTGGACCGTTCAGTTGCTCCAGTTGCGGCACGGGTGGGCGGAGCCGGGGCTGCGGACCACTCGTACGCGGGAGGCTCTTGCGGCGGCTTGTGCGGCGGAGTTGATCTCTGGCGAGGACGCTTCGACTCTGGACGAGGCCTGGGTTCTTGCCACTCGGGTGCGCAATGCGGTGATGCTGGTGCGGGGGCGGGCGGGGGATACGTTCCCCTCCGACGGGCGTGAACTTGCTGCCGTGGGGCGGTACTTGGGGTATGGGCCGGGGCATGTGGGGGACATGCTCGATGACTATCGGCGTACTACTCGGCGGGCTCGGGCTGTTGTCGAGGAGATGTTCTATGGGGCCGCTGAACGGTAG
- a CDS encoding DMT family transporter, whose translation MPLTSTLRMAALALLWGSGFLWIKLALNHGLSPAQITITRCALGTAVLLLLARSAGQRLPRDRATWTRLAIAALFCNAIPFALFSIGEQTVDSGIAGVLNATTPLWSLLLGILLGTDRGLGRVRLTGLFLGFAGTLLIFAPWQRSAGLLTWGALSLLAAAASYAIAFAYMARKLTDQGAPIAMSAAQLLAATAWTTLSAPTAGPLHTDATGLLALTALGILGTGVTFYLNYRLIADEGPTSAATVGYLLPVVSVALGALVLNESTGPRIWAGMAVVLTGVAMTRTRRTSEGDVAGCPPAADGASAPGSLSKATQSRQTEDGHPAASPPSLADQAHERRPAESWGGPNHIRGAGNGATSPH comes from the coding sequence ATGCCGCTCACATCGACCCTCCGCATGGCTGCCCTGGCCCTCCTCTGGGGCTCCGGCTTCCTGTGGATCAAACTGGCCCTGAACCACGGCCTGTCCCCCGCCCAGATCACGATCACCCGCTGCGCCCTGGGCACGGCGGTACTCCTCCTCCTGGCCCGCTCGGCAGGCCAACGCCTCCCCCGCGACCGCGCGACCTGGACCCGCCTCGCCATCGCGGCCCTCTTCTGCAACGCGATCCCCTTCGCCCTCTTCAGCATCGGCGAGCAGACGGTCGACTCGGGCATCGCGGGCGTACTGAACGCGACAACTCCCCTGTGGTCCCTGCTGCTCGGCATCCTCCTGGGCACGGACCGCGGACTGGGCCGCGTCCGCCTGACCGGCCTGTTCCTGGGCTTCGCGGGCACACTCCTGATCTTCGCCCCCTGGCAGCGCTCGGCGGGCCTGCTGACCTGGGGCGCCCTGTCGCTCCTGGCCGCCGCGGCGAGCTACGCCATCGCCTTCGCGTACATGGCCCGCAAACTCACCGACCAGGGCGCCCCGATAGCCATGTCGGCGGCCCAACTCCTGGCCGCCACAGCCTGGACGACCCTCTCCGCCCCCACCGCCGGCCCTCTGCACACCGACGCCACGGGCCTCCTGGCGCTCACCGCCCTGGGCATCCTCGGAACGGGCGTCACCTTCTACCTCAACTACCGCCTGATAGCGGACGAGGGCCCCACCAGCGCGGCAACGGTCGGCTACCTACTGCCAGTTGTCTCCGTCGCACTGGGCGCCCTGGTCCTCAACGAGTCCACAGGCCCGCGCATCTGGGCAGGCATGGCAGTGGTCCTGACCGGCGTGGCGATGACCCGCACCCGCAGGACGTCGGAAGGGGACGTGGCGGGGTGTCCGCCCGCAGCGGATGGCGCGTCCGCGCCGGGCTCCCTCTCCAAGGCCACCCAATCGCGCCAGACCGAGGACGGACACCCCGCCGCGTCCCCGCCCTCGCTCGCCGATCAGGCGCACGAACGACGACCCGCAGAATCCTGGGGCGGCCCAAACCACATCAGGGGCGCGGGGAACGGCGCGACAAGCCCCCACTGA
- a CDS encoding LysR family transcriptional regulator has translation MLDVRRMQMLRAVVTSGSVTAAAARLGYTPSAVSQQIAVLEKEARTPLLERVGRGVRPTAAGLMLTEYADVIGRQVAEAETALVDLLEGRTGRLAVRYFATAGAALVAPAVARVRAEHPGVQVELKLVDFEDSLPDVKEGRADLALVVRPSEEAGPDGVRLVRLLDDPYLAVLPKGHPLAGRGTVALADLAEEPWVGSEWPGPCLDAQLSACEAAGFRPRFVVDSGDYATAQGFVAAGLGVSLVPRLGLGSRHPGVVVREVRGPEPVRSIFAAVREGATQSPALRSFVSALREAGGAA, from the coding sequence ATGCTTGATGTGCGACGTATGCAGATGCTGCGGGCCGTGGTGACCAGCGGGTCCGTTACGGCGGCTGCCGCGCGGCTCGGCTATACGCCGTCCGCCGTCAGCCAGCAGATCGCCGTGCTGGAGAAGGAGGCTCGTACGCCTCTGCTCGAACGGGTCGGGCGCGGAGTGCGGCCCACCGCGGCCGGGCTGATGCTCACCGAGTACGCGGACGTCATCGGGCGGCAGGTCGCCGAGGCCGAGACCGCGCTCGTCGACTTGCTGGAGGGGCGTACGGGGCGGCTCGCCGTGCGGTACTTCGCCACGGCGGGGGCCGCACTGGTGGCTCCGGCTGTTGCCCGGGTGCGGGCCGAACATCCCGGCGTGCAGGTCGAGTTGAAGCTCGTCGACTTCGAGGACTCGCTGCCGGACGTGAAGGAGGGGCGGGCGGATCTGGCGCTCGTGGTCCGGCCCTCGGAGGAGGCAGGGCCCGACGGTGTGCGGCTTGTGCGGCTGCTCGACGATCCCTACCTCGCCGTGCTGCCCAAGGGGCATCCGCTGGCCGGGCGGGGGACCGTCGCGCTGGCCGACCTTGCCGAGGAGCCGTGGGTGGGCAGCGAGTGGCCCGGGCCGTGCCTCGATGCCCAGCTCTCGGCGTGCGAGGCCGCCGGGTTCCGGCCGCGGTTCGTGGTGGACAGCGGGGACTATGCGACCGCGCAGGGGTTCGTCGCGGCGGGGCTGGGAGTGAGTCTTGTGCCGCGGCTGGGGCTGGGCAGTCGGCATCCGGGCGTTGTGGTGCGGGAGGTTCGGGGGCCGGAGCCGGTGCGGTCGATCTTTGCTGCCGTGCGGGAGGGGGCGACGCAGTCGCCGGCTCTGCGGAGCTTCGTGAGCGCGCTGAGGGAGGCCGGTGGCGCGGCCTGA